The following coding sequences are from one Nicotiana tabacum cultivar K326 chromosome 1, ASM71507v2, whole genome shotgun sequence window:
- the LOC107791114 gene encoding malate dehydrogenase, mitochondrial, whose product MTLSMLRSVVRRTSTSGASRLTRRQFSSEAAPERKVAILGAAGGIGQPLSLLMKLNPLVSTLSLYDIAGTPGVAADVSHINTRSQVAGFAGEDQLGQALEGSDVVIIPAGVPRKPGMTRDDLFNINAGIVKSLCTAIAKYCPNALVNMISNPVNSTVPIAAEVFKKAGTYDEKRLFGVTTLDVVRAKTFYAGKAKVNVSDVIVPVVGGHAGITILPLLSQATPKANLSDEEIVALTKRTQDGGTEVVEAKAGKGSATLSMAYAGAIFADACLKGLNGVPDVVECSFVQSNVTELPFFASKVRLGKNGVEEVLGLGPLSDYEKKGLEALLPELKSSIEKGIKFANSN is encoded by the exons ATGACTTTATCCATGTTGAGATCTGTAGTCCGGAGGACCTCAACTTCCGGCGCGTCTCGCCTCACGCGCCGCCAATTCTCATCGGAGGCCGCACCGGAGAGGAAAGTCGCAATTTTGGGAGCAGCGGGAGGAATCGGGCAGCCTCTTTCACTTCTGATGAAGCTGAACCCTTTGGTATCAACGCTTTCACTCTACGATATTGCCGGCACTCCTGGTGTTGCCGCTGATGTTAGCCACATCAATACCAGATCTCAG GTTGCTGGGTTTGCAGGAGAAGACCAGCTAGGGCAGGCTCTGGAAGGGTCTGACGTGGTCATCATTCCTGCTGGTGTGCCCCGCAAACCGGGTATGACCCGTGATGATCTGTTCAACATTAACGCTGGCATTGTTAAATCACTATGCACAGCTATCGCAAAGTATTGTCCTAAT GCCCTTGTCAATATGATCAGCAACCCTGTGAACTCCACTGTGCCAATTGCAGCTGAGGTGTTCAAGAAGGCCGGGACCTATGATGAAAAGAGGCTCTTTGGAGTCACCACACTTGATGTGGTTAGGGCAAAGACTTTCTATGCTGGAAAAGCTAAAGTCAATGTCTCCG ATGTCATTGTCCCCGTGGTTGGCGGTCATGCTGGCATAACCATCCTCCCGCTGTTGTCCCAA GCTACTCCAAAGGCAAATTTGTCAGATGAAGAAATTGTTGCGCTCACCAAGCGAACCCAGGACGGTGGCACAGAAGTTGTTGAGGCCAAAGCTGGAAAGGGTTCAGCCACACTCTCAATGGC CTATGCTGGGGCTATTTTTGCTGATGCTTGCTTGAAGGGCCTGAATGGGGTTCCAGATGTTGTTGAGTGTTCGTTTGTGCAGTCAAATGTCACAGAGCTACCTTTCTTTGCATCCAAG GTGAGACTTGGGAAGAACGGCGTGGAGGAAGTCCTAGGGTTGGGCCCACTTTCAGACTACGAGAAGAAAGGACTCGAAGCTCTTCTACCGGAGCTGAAATCCTCCATTGAGAAAGGAATCAAGTTTGCCAACTCAAATTAA
- the LOC107791115 gene encoding transcription factor GTE4, whose protein sequence is MTSDAKGLNFRERLRWGDGTKVYTRKKRRIQKKDNSNNDVSPATTAAAAVEAATAVDVAVSDTNVFHEKSKLYENNNVSQPISQTLEADGHGSCGGAAVSDGGDGGDTMEVNREVAPEGSCGGLPNHEEGSEPREDLEVANRLVKPVISRLEDRVRISLTGARSGIEIRDLRRTLERELDHVRSFAKKLEAKEFQLTSRNIGNNGSVVAVPGDAVVSHSYPQYMGSDNLINGRSLVRVHSEVGSVGHIQPRPFRPPRLAVVVNNHTVGELVEKEKRTPKANPYYKNSEFLLGKDRLPSESNKKLKTNGSGSVSKYGFAFGFGTFDKHRKQLFRSCSDLLQRLMKHKHGWVFNEPVNVEALGLHDYHDIIKHPMDLGTIKNRLSQNWYKSPKEFAEDIRLVFSNAMTYNPKGQDVHVMAEQLSQIFEERWAAIEAKYNPGWRYQMYHDAGLPTPTSRRAHLPHPFVHEPVPYHTLAHSPRARTLERSGSITGAADANKKPFIFSHVGRTPVPKKPKAKDPNKRDMTYEEKQKLSTNLENLPSEKLDAIVQIIKKRSTALNQNNDEIEVDIDSVDAETLWELDRFVTNYKKSLSKNKRKAELALQARARAAQSAPAASSGPMVADALKESRPGEMHTSAPSTNAEGGRPVDNASSSSSSSSSSSDSGSSSSDSDSDSSSTYGSDAGH, encoded by the exons ATGACTTCAGATGCTAAAGGTTTGAATTTCAGAGAGAGGCTTCGTTGGGGTGACggtaccaaagtttatacccgAAAAAAGCGTAGGATCCAAAAGAAGGATAATAGTAACAACGACGTGTCTCCGGCGACCACCGCCGCCGCCGCCGTAGAAGCAGCCACAGCCGTAGACGTAGCCGTATCGGACACCAATGTATTCCATGAAAAGAGCAAGCTTTACGAAAATAATAATGTTTCGCAGCCAATTTCACAAACCCTAGAGGCAGATGGGCACGGTAGCTGTGGAGGAGCGGCGGTTTCAGATGGAGGAGATGGTGGCGATACGATGGAGGTTAACCGGGAGGTAGCCCCGGAAGGCAGTTGTGGTGGTCTGCCTAATCATGAAGAAGGATCAGAACCTAGAGAGGATCTTGAGGTGGCTAATAGGTTGGTTAAACCGGTAATTTCTAGACTTGAAGATAGGGTTAGGATTAGTTTAACTGGGGCAAGGTCGGGAATTGAGATTAGAGATCTTAGAAGGACGCTAGAGAGGGAGCTCGATCATGTTAGGAGTTTTGCAAAGAAACTTGAAGCTAAGGAGTTTCAGCTGACTTCGCGTAACATTGGTAACAATGGTAGTGTTGTTGCTGTTCCTGGTGATGCTGTTGTCTCCCATAGTTATCCCCAATATATGGGTAGTGACAATTTGATCAACGGTAGGTCTTTAGTGCGAGTGCATTCAGAGGTGGGTTCGGTGGGGCATATTCAACCAAGACCATTCCGTCCACCTCGTCTTGCAGTTGTTGTAAACAACCACACGGTTGGTGAACTTGTGGAGAAGGAGAAGAGGACCCCGAAGGCTAATCCATATTACAAGAATTCCGAGTTCCTTCTCGGAAAGGACAGACTACCTTCCGAAAGCAATAAAAAATTGAAGACCAACGGGAGTGGGAGTGTATCAAAGTACGGATTTGCATTTGGGTTTGGAACATTTGATAAGCATAGAAAACAACTGTTTCGAAGTTGTAGTGACCTGCTTCAGAGGTTAATGAAACATAAGCATGGTTGGGTGTTCAATGAGCCGGTAAATGTAGAGGCTCTTGGGCTCCATGATTATCATGATATAATTAAGCATCCTATGGATTTGGGCACTATTAAGAATAGGCTATCCCAGAATTGGTACAAGTCTCCGAAGGAATTCGCAGAGGATATAAGACTTGTCTTTAGCAATGCCATGACTTATAACCCTAAAGGGCAGGATGTTCATGTAATGGCTGAACAGTTGTCACAGATTTTTGAAGAGAGGTGGGCTGCTATAGAGGCCAAGTATAATCCAGGGTGGAGGTATCAAATGTATCATGATGCAGGCTTGCCCACTCCCACTTCAAGGAGGGCCCATCTTCCTCATCCTTTTGTCCATGAACCTGTGCCTTATCATACACTTGCACATTCTCCTCGAGCAAGGACTTTAGAAAGGTCTGGGTCAATTACTGGGGCAGCTGATGCGAATAAGAAGCCCTTCATTTTCTCTCATGTTGGTAGGACACCAGTTCCCAAGAAACCTAAAGCAAAGGATCCCAATAAGAGGGACATGACGTATGAAGAAAAGCAGAAACTTAGTACAAATCTTGAGAATTTACCTTCAGAAAAGCTTGATGCAATTGTTCAGATCATTAAGAAGAGGAGCACAGCACTTAATCAGAATAACGATGAGATTGAAGTAGACATAGACAGTGTTGATGCAGAAACTCTATGGGAGCTGGATAGGTTTGTGACAAATTACAAAAAGAGTCTGAGCAAGAATAAGAGGAAAGCTGAACTTGCTCTTCAAGCCAGAGCAAGAGCTGCTCAAAGTGCTCCCGCTGCA AGTTCCGGCCCAATGGTTGCTGATGCACTAAAAGAAAGCAGACCTG GTGAAATGCATACTAGTGCTCCTTCTACCAATGCAGAAGGTGGGAGACCAGTGGATAATGCAAGCAGTTCCAGCAGCTCAAGCAGTTCTAGCAGTGATTCAGGATCATCCTCCAGTG ATTCTGATAGTGATAGTTCATCTACGTATGGATCGGATGCAGGGCATTGA
- the LOC107791113 gene encoding multiple organellar RNA editing factor 8, chloroplastic/mitochondrial-like, whose translation MATRYLTRSLFTALSRPYTSLSLSTPPPSIFSFSLLRLRPLIAVAAVNLRSVSPAVATSFRGFATRQTSSSLNDPNPNWSNRPPKETILLDGCDFEHWLVVMEKPEGDPTRDEIIDSYIKTLAKVVGSEEEARMKIYSVSTRHYYAFGALVSEELSYKLKEVPKVSWVLPDSYLDVKNKDYGGEPFINGQAVPYDPKYHEEWVRNNARANEKNRRNDRPRNFDRSRNFERRREMQNTGPNMGGGPPNMTNAPPPNMGGMQQPNMGGRHQPSMGGPQQPNMGGAPHNYGGAPPNNYGGSPPNNYGGAPPNYYGGAPNNPTNFQYNGGPTNGGMPYQTSPGPNQNYASNTSGGNPYQNQSMPGRDVPPPNQNYAPNTADRTPYQNQNMPGRDMPPQNYQ comes from the exons ATGGCGACTCGTTATCTGACTCGTTCCTTATTCACTGCTCTCTCTCGCCCATAcacttctctttctctctctacacCTCCTCCCTctatcttttctttctctctcctcCGTCTTCGACCACTTATCGCCGTCGCCGCTGTCAACCTCCGCAGCGTCTCTCCGGCGGTAGCAACCTCCTTTCGAGGGTTTGCGACTCGGCAAACGTCGTCGTCGTTAAATGACCCGAACCCGAACTGGTCCAATCGTCCCCCGAAGGAGACGATCCTACTTGATGGATGTGATTTTGAGCACTGGCTTGTTGTGATGGAGAAACCTGAGGGCGATCCTACCAGAGATGAAATCATCGATAGCTACATCAAAACTCTGGCTAAAGTTGTTGGAAG CGAGGAAGAAGCAAGAATGAAGATATACTCTGTCTCGACAAGGCATTACTATGCATTTGGAGCTCTTGTATCCGAAGAACTTTCTTACAAGCTAAAAG AAGTGCCGAAGGTTAGCTGGGTGCTTCCTGATTCCTACCTGGATGTTAAGAATAAAGATTATGGAG GGGAGCCTTTTATCAATGGGCAGGCTGTACCATACGACCCAAAGTACCATGAGGAGTGGGTAAGAAACAATGCCCGAGCTAATGAGAAGAACAGGCGCAATGACCGACCTCGTAACTTTGATAGGTCCAGAAATTTTGAGAGAAGAAGAGAGATGCAGAACACTGGACCCAACATGGGTGGTGGACCTCCCAACATGACGAATGCGCCACCCCCAAACATGGGTGGGATGCAGCAGCCTAACATGGGCGGGAGGCATCAGCCTAGCATGGGAGGACCACAGCAGCCCAACATGGGAGGTGCACCTCATAACTATGGTGGAGCGCCTCCCAATAACTATGGTGGGTCGCCTCCCAATAACTACGGTGGAGCACCTCCCAATTACTATGGTGGAGCGCCAAACAATCCAACCAATTTTCAATACAATGGTGGACCAACCAACGGAGGCATGCCTTACCAAACAAGTCCAGGGCCAAATCAGAATTATGCTTCAAATACATCTGGTGGAAACCCTTATCAGAATCAAAGCATGCCTGGAAGAGATGTGCCCCCTCCAAATCAGAACTATGCTCCGAATACGGCTGACAGAACCCCTTATCAGAACCAAAACATGCCTGGAAGAGATATGCCCCCTCAAAATTATCAATAG